In Agelaius phoeniceus isolate bAgePho1 chromosome 14, bAgePho1.hap1, whole genome shotgun sequence, a single genomic region encodes these proteins:
- the LAS1L gene encoding ribosomal biogenesis protein LAS1L: protein MAARAGPAGRRGQPSSSPARKRLKPLRTVVAWRGRAEWDQVMVGLYCGDSRLQQDALDRVSAWKSRYGPKMPLAVDSTAELIRCKVLDSSGRLKSHELILSYGLALVRFVNLITERKQKSVSIPLRQLAREVDIPVWVVDLRHELTHGKLPRLALCRKGCDVVLEWLRKMYWNRQLGNNLCEEDEDEEEEQEEVEANADLDGDAWEIQTPQHEACQKHKEFHEKVRDVLISYKNEQFRVMQAMPSLSKSRELWSDSSSELDWILAQIKDLMQENRATVAEALLSDGFLIPKMDCLKMLNIKYEANKEVWQFKIPPAFYCFWQPLLSGLLSRSFTQILIEKMFIELKECSDSSELRPQFLINWISELLTGIARVNAGKKKQQCNKQVSVKELFLHKVPLQWIRLTDSCLQAPCWATPHLLQLILTIMRPRLPRSSRKNLLYLASIYTEGGAPLSSPGLSSDGSEQPIYTIESLQWRARQENQVKNQGQTVEKQEDVPERDNGVEEVEEEEEEMVTEANALEGLAHSGTMVAIAEKRAALQGSAWQITADEVRWKDFPLGKLPGQTDDPDGLMLDNYSMMSLLDQPVREEWKPLSTNSAELNIPMTGGLLWTQNDFHKIKSGLQLF, encoded by the exons ATGGCGGCCCGCGCGGGCCCGGCCGGGCGCCGCGGCCAGCCCAGCTCGTCCCCGGCCCGCAAGCGGCTGAAGCCGCTGCGGACGGTGGTGGCGTGGAGGGGCCGGGCGGAGTGGGACCAGGTGATGGTGGGGCTGTACTGCGGGGACAGCCGGCTGCAGCAGGACGCGCTGGACCGCGTCTCGGCGTGGAAGAGCCG GTACGGTCCAAAAATGCCTCTTGCAGTGGACTCCACGGCAGAACTGATTCGCTGTAAGGTCCTCGATTCATCTGGCAGATTGAAGTCACACGAGCTCATCCTGTCTTATGGGCTGGCCCTTGTAAG ATTTGTCAACTTGATCACAGAAAGGAAACAGAAGTCGGTCAGCATTCCTCTGAGACAATTAGCGAGAGAG GTGGACATCCCCGTGTGGGTCGTGGATCTCCGTCATGAGCTGACACACGGGAAGCTGCCGCGGCTGGCCCTGTGCCGCAAgg GTTGTGATGTTGTGCTGGAGTGGCTGCGGAAGATGTATTGGAACCGTCAGCTGGGCAATAACTTGTGtgaggaagatgaggatgaggaagaagaGCAGGAAGAGGTGGAAGCAAATGCAGATTTGGATGGTGATGCATGGGAGATTCAAACCCCACAGCATGAGGCCTGTCAGAAACACAAGGAATTCCATG AAAAAGTCAGAGATGTTCTGATATCTTACAAGAATGAGCAGTTCCGG GTTATGCAGGCTATGCCGTCTCTTTCAAAGTCTCGAGAATTGTGGTCTGATTCCTCTTCAGAATTGGACTGGATTTTGGCTCAGATCAAAGACCTGATGCAGGAAAACAG GGCGACAgtggctgaagctcttctcaGTGATGGCTTTCTCATCCCAAAGATGGATTGTCTGAAGATGCTAAATATCAAATATGAAG CAAATAAAGAGGTATGGCAATTCAAAATTCCCCCAGCATTTTACTGCTTTTGGCAACCTTTGCTGTCAGGCCTCCTTTCACGAAGTTTTACACAGATCCTAATAGAGAAAATGTTTATAGAGCTGAAGGAATGTTCTGACTCTTCAGAACTCCGGCCTCAGTTCTTGATCAACTGGATTTCTGAGTTGCTGACTGGCATTGCCAGAGTAAATGCTG ggaagaaaaaacaacagtgtAACAAGCAGGTGTCTGTGAAGGAGCTGTTCCTCCACAAAGTTCCTTTGCAGTGGATAAGACTGACTGACAGTTGCTTGCAAGCTCCCTGCTGGGCAACCCCACATCTTCTTCAGCT GATCCTCACCATCATGAGGCCTCGCTTGCCACGTTCTTCTCGGAAGAACCTGCTCTACCTTGCTTCCATTTACACAGAAGGAGGGGCCCCTCTGTCCAGTCCAGGCCTCTCTTCAGATGGCAGTGAACAGCCAATTTATACTATAGAGAGCTTACAGTGGAGAGCCAGGCAAGAAAATCAGGTTAAAAATCAAGGGCAGACTGTAGAGAAACAAGAAGATGTGCCAGAGAGAGACAATGGTGTGGAGGaagtggaagaggaggaagaagagatgGTGACTGAAGCAAATGCTCTGGAAGGACTTGCTCATTCTGGTACCATGGTGGCCATTGCTGAGAAAAGGGCAGCACTGCAAGGGTCTGCCTGGCAGATCACTGCAG ATGAAGTACGATGGAAAGACTTTCCTCTTGGGAAACTCCCAGGTCAGACAGATGACCCTGATGGTCTCATGTTGGATAATTATTCTATGATGTCCCTGCTTGATCAGCCAGTGAGGGAGGAGTGGAAGCCTCTCAGTACAAA ctctgcagaatTGAATATTCCCATGACAGGAGGATTGTTATGGACCCAGAACGACTtccataaaataaaaagtggcCTTCAACTTTTCTGA